In Euphorbia lathyris chromosome 2, ddEupLath1.1, whole genome shotgun sequence, the sequence CGGAGAATACATCTTTGGaccaacaaaataaaattttcatCAGATCAATACAATACAATACAAGCACAGAAACTAGTACTAGAAAATAAATACATCAAAAAAGCTCAAGATGGAAGAAGCAGGGCCGAGAGTCATATTGGCGAATCAAAAAGATGTATGCAAGCCAAGTGGATGAACAATGCTTCTGCTCAACTGCAATACTTTCTTAAGGTGGTTAAACACCTTGGTTGCCACATCTCAAGCTAGCCAACAATTCAAATTCTACCTCTGCTTTTGTATCCTCTTGTCTCTAATAGGTAGCTCCTCCGGCTTCTGCGCCTCGTGTGGGTGCTCTGGGCCCTTGTACACCTTAAGGTGGTTGAATAATGCTCGGCCTAGCTGCAATTAACacgaaaaaaaattcaacaactTCACTGCCCTGCTTCTCAATCCTGCATCCTTTAGTTAAACCTATAAGTGACGTTATTTCTAATTAAACAATTAAGCtgcatattaatttatcgatatgTATAGACAATTATGTGGTAAAACTAAAATGAAACTTGATATAAGTATTTAGATGGCGACTCTTTATGCCATGTTCTGCAGAGAAAAAGCTTGCCTGTCACAAGATGTTGTACACTATACATGTTTTCTATTATTGTTTGATATTACAGCTCTAAAAGGGTTCGATTATCCAAAATAAAAGTCAAGAGACCAAACATATCTCTGTAGAGTTCAGATACTTCAACATTAGCTTTTCTAGTAAAGTATTTGACAAAAGAATCATCAGAATAACATGGAGTTGAATAATATAGTGTAGTTGTTGGACAAAAATATGTCTGCACAACAAAGCATGCACACAAATTAGCATAACTTCAAATCATAACATGACATAAATGCACATGATTTgttcacaaccatattagagAATTTGATCATAGTATAGTATCCTTTGTTTTGGCATTGTGCCTCAAAATTCACACAAGGAAGGAGAGGATAAGAAAAGTGCTTCAATGGCACAAGGTTCCCTTAATTCCAGACTATGAAAAGTCGAAGAAGCACAGCCTTACCCTTGCACAGCAAGGAGGCTGTTTCGGTCAAACTCTGTAATATTGAAGTCGGAACCAACGCTCTTCCACTCAACCAAGACTCGCCTCAAGAAATGGGTGAGGATGAACTTAATAGGAACCACATTGTAAGGTATAAACAAGTAAATCGTCACTGTCATAAAAATTTAAGACAGTATCACATTTATTTGAACTCTTGAGAGCATGCAAGGATGTCAAGTGTAATGAATCCAATTTTAAATTTATCAAAACCCAATAATACAAAAATTCCAATAAATGAGCAACTTCCTCACACTATCTCTTCTACATATAGACCATACAAGGAAAATTTCTTTCTTTCAGAAAATTCACCCTGCCCAAAATATAAGAACAAAAACTCACTTTTCCCTAAACAGTCAACTCAGGATATGAACAAAAGATATTGTCAGTGATTTTCTTTACTCAAATAAAAGAACAAAAGTTTTTGAAGACAAAAGAGAAATACACTTAGAAGAGATATTATCCTCTCACTTATTCTTACCAGTTGATTTGACTTATTAAGAAAAATATGGGACATTAAATGCAAAGATGAATCCATTTCATGTAATAGACTAGCTATTTTATAGTTATACTTTGTACATGTAGTCATAGCTACAACCATCACTAGTTTCAGTTCAGAGTCGCTTCAAAGTTCAAACGCACTACACATTCAACACATCAGTTTCTACACGCTAGAAGATAGAAACCATGCCCTACATTTGTTCCCTTATGTCAAGAGTAAGTAACCAGTGAATATTCTACTCTACAGCTCTCACCAAACTCTTCTCCCCATGGAACTTCAAGTGCCTCACAAATATCAAAATCATTCATGAATACATGGAAAACTGTGATGCAACTTAGCCAAAAAGACTTCAAAAGTAATACAGATTTCAACTTTCTCTGCACTAAAAGCATTGAAATTTCCTTTTGATCAGCTATTTTCCCACCATTGGAGGTGTACAGAAACAGATATAGTATAAGAATAAACATGCCCTTGAGTTGTACACCAACTTTCAATGTTCAGCCTTCTTGGTCACTTGACGGGCTTTGGAATTTAGTATTACACAGTTCATAGACTTATCCAAAACATCAATATGATTCAAGTCCTTAGCAAGCACAGACTGTCTCAATATGTTATTGATAAACGTAAACCCATCACTAATCCATGTAAGAGCACACACAAATAGAAAAAAGCAGAAAGCAAGGGTACAATTAGGACGTGCACTCATACAATTGATAGCCATAAGGGAGAGATTCTTCTTTAACTAATTATTGAGCCATGCTCATAATTTTATAAGTACTATAGCACCGATGGTAACATTCACTGATTGCCTTTTTCCCCATTCAAAACATTTGGAAGTTACTGTGAGACAGTTTGGCATTGCTTTCCCAAACCCTAAAAGCAGCCTTCCTAGCTAAAAGCAGCATTTGGTAAATGCAAAACTGCTTGCTTAAAAGTTGGGAAAGCTGGTTTGCAGCTTTTGGGATAAATAGCTTTCGCAACTTAGctgatattaaatttttttggacaaaaatagGCCTAATTTTCAAtataacataatatatatatttttaatttttaatttcttgacttttagaACTTTTATCATATATTTACCAAACACATCAACTTTGGCCTAAAATGCAGAAGTTTGCTGCTTGACTGAACTCAGAAGCATATGGCAGGAAGACTTGGTTGTACTCAACTTCAAACACAAATGAATTCAGTAATGTCAGCAGCACAGCTACCCTAGTGCCTCCCTTTGTTCTCTTACATTTAAAGAACAGTAACTCATTCCAATTAAAATAACCTAGTACCTAAAACAAGAAGCCAAAGGCATCTATGCAAAACCAAAACCACACCACCAAAATAAATGGCACCAAAAGGAAGAGGTTATGGAAACAAAAAACTAGATCTGAGCAAAATTCCAGTCATGTAAACACGAGAGGGAAAAAAACTTAATACATAGACAGTCATACTGAATTAGAAATTCAGAACTTACTCTTCCTTTAGGAAGCATTCCACGAACAGCATGTTCAATAATTCTTTCTGGAATCCTCTGCTGTAGTTGATCAAATGTTTCCACTGTCATACCACCTGGTCTTCCTGAATGCCTCCTGTATACTTTTTGAGTTCTTTTCTTGCCAGATACAGCAACTTTCTCAGCATTCACCTTATGGACAAAATGTTTCAGAACCTCAGAAACTTAAATTGCAACTAATTCATTTATGAATCAACAGGCATTCTGCAAAAAATAGTTAAGTCTAGCTAATTTTCCACAACCTTAACAAGTGAACAAATCATGTACAACTAACTAAAGCAGAAATATCATTTGTATAAATGTCAGTAATATTTCTATCATAATGAGAAGCAAATACAAACATATTAGGAGTAGTTTCAACAAAATCTTAAGCATGGACCTTTAGGAGTTAACGCATTATAAGATTGATATATTTGAAAATTGAAATCTCTAATGACAAATAATACTAGAGATAACACCTAACATACAGGAACTCCAAGAAGCAGTCATCGATAGTTGTAAGATGTCGATTGAACTCCAACATGTTGGGCCAATCCTAGAGCTTATTCTGAAAAGGATATCCCAATAACAACTATATTGAGTTACCATGGATAttcaatattaatatatattacccTGATCAAATATCAAGTGAAACATTATCTTGCAATAAGTGACAGGTAATCTCTTCTGGTCTTCCCTACCCTACTGAGTCTACAATTTAGTGAGCAACACTTTTAGcttttagagcatctccaatagagggtgcCCAAAAGAGTGTCAAAACTtgacacataatttcaaaatataatattttattgatttccTAGATTAGAACACAGCTACAAAACATCTAACAGAAGAGTAATAGACTCACAAAGACATCATAGAAGTCAAGCCTTAATTATAGAACTAAGTCGAGCCATTTTGACCCAGAATGCAAAGCAACATGCATATAGATAAAAATAGCACTATAAGAAATTGAAACACACTAATGCAATCAATTGACTAAATAACCGAGAAAGAGAGGCACGATGTGTTATGATCCATCTTCATAATGCATTAGCAACATTTAACACATAAAAAGTACATTACTAAATATGTTGTCAATGAAATTGGTAAAGTAATAAAGAGAGCATATAAGCATGAGAATACAAACATAAACTATACCACAATTACAAACGCCCCCATGTCCACACTAGGAGTATAGGTAGCCAAGTTCTTTCCACGAATATGAATGGCAATGGTGGAAGCCAGTCGCCCAAGAATTTTATCAGTTGCATCAACAATATACCATTGTTTCTCCGTGTTCACGTGGTCCGCCGCTTTAGGATACCAAGTCGTATTCCAAATGTCCTACAAGACAAAATCCAACTATGATTAACCATAAAGAAGCAGAGGACATACCTATTCAGTattcaatctttttttttttttcgaaataGAAGTTCTAAATCCAAGAATTGCAGCGAGCTAAAGTGACTATGGACATCAAAATACAATAAATTAGAAAGAAACCCAGAattcaaagataggaaaagtgCTCAAGCATGTATATGAAAAAACCAAAGAGAGGGAGCGAAGGAATTACAGGGCCGTTAAGCTCGGACTCCTCAAACATCCAGCGTTGATCAAGGGGCACACGAGAAATGAtcgcttcttccttcttctgGGAGCGAACCACACAATTGCGGCTGCTGGTAAGAGAAAAGGAAGGATTTGATTTTAGCATGGAGTACCCAAGAAGAAATGGAGTGGTACTAGTAACATTGTTGGTTGAACAAGGGAAAAAAGATTTGGCGGTAGAAACAGTAgtcagagaagaagaagatgaggtaGCCGATGAAAGTATCATAGAAGACGGTGCACAGATTGCCATACTCCCCTTCCTTCCTATCTCACTCCCACTCCCACCCTCTGGTTTTGGCACTGTTAGCTCAATTTCAAGATAAATGGATAACGTTACTTCTTGTTTTACATTTATGATTGATGGACATGGCCATAACTATTGGGCAAAGCTCTTGGACCCAATTCTATTCTTTCTCTATCTCCAAGATGGGTCGGAGCCCAACTCCTTCAAAACACGAATTCAGGAGTGTTTGATATAGGGTGTAAATGGGAGTCGgatatgaataataataaaaaaaatagaagacttTTTTATTCATATTTGAATTAGAGATAGGGTTGAGAGATAAGGAAGTACATGGGTCATATCCTCAAATTTTATAGGGATAATTCCAAAAATAATTCAGATAGGTTCGGTTGATTTGTACATAGCTATCAGTAGTTTCTTTTAGgcaaaaaaacatatttaagaGCTCATAATGGATTTTAAGGATcaaattttttatcaattattttttcacattgagttattgatcattgattttattataGATTTGAttcttatttaacttttatatCGAGTTTGAGAGAGGAGAAGATCTAGTTTGGAAGAACCAACTGAAagttaatttctataatttcttgTTATTTTTTACTCTCTTTCTATTCTAGTCAgtaaactcttatttttatttgtccacgtcAATAAGCCGAATCGCTCTAAGGATGTATGTCGTCCAAACTCgatagaaaagttaaataaaggtcaaatccataacaaaatcaataattaagggctcaatatagaaaaataattgattaggggtttgatccttaaaacaggtaaaATTTAGAAGGttaaatatgctttttgccttgTAAAAAGAGAAGCTTAGACTCTCACTTATttgcaaaataaaaaactttTAAGTTGAAATTGATAATTTGATCATTGATgactaaaaaaaatgaagaattaaatttgtttagtgTCATATTAACCATAAAaccatgttttttattttttaaaatcatcatttttttaactttttattataaaaacgTTAGTTTTCTCTCTTCTAACCAAATAAtacataaatgacctcaaaactagaaaattgaagaattaaagtgcTTATACTATCAACTCTTCATATTTTCTAATTTGAGATCAATAATAGCTAAATTGGCATTGTCAACCTAAAAAATCATTGGTTTTGCAAATGAGCAAGAACTTCATTCCTCTTTTTGCAACAACAAAAAACAATACgagttatttttaaaattattccAATTTTATACTAAGGGGGATGATATCGGGTGTGTGATAATTTTAATATGATAGAAAAATTCATCTTATCCCTTACCAAAATTATTATGTCATTTAAACAGGGAtaatatagtaaaatgtattattttatccttatatttatcCAACATATTTGGAATAATAATTCTCAATCCTTATCTATATCCCAAGCTTTatctagggctgtaaatgagccgagccgctcatgaacaGCTCGGTGTTCGGCTCGAGAAAAGCTCAGCTCGACTCGGCTCGGTTCGATTTGTAAATGAGTTGTTCGCGAGCACGATTTTAaggctcgatttataaacgagtcgAGTTTGAACAGACCaaaactcggctcgaaagctcgcgagcagactcgataaaagctcgttAGAAAGCTCGATCATAATATCTAATTTGTGAATAATATTATTAACATAAATTATATTACAATTATTTAGTAGTAAGTATTATTTGAAGTCATAAACTATATATTGATGATGGTCTCAGGTCCGTAGATGGGCCTGGCAGGTCTACAGCACAGGGCCCCCTAATTTAGAGAgggcccaaattttttttttttttacttattataTATAAGTTAGTAGCCCAGCCCAATTGCCCAAGTTAGCAACCATATATTACATTTTTTACTTATTTGTTTGATCTTGTATCGAAATGTTATTGTCGATTCATATATAATACTTCGCATTTTTGATTTATTACTACGTTTTGCACAGGGCCCCCAAAATGTCTAAGACGGACCTGGATGGTCTGttctaatattaatttattttgatgatgtttattttgatattatattaggttttctttttaaaattaatgAAAGTTAGAGTTTTCTATGCGTAAATATATGACGAAAATATAATACATTCGTcacttaaataataaaaataagatggtctttaaaaaaatttaatataaatgtTGGAGTGGGAGTGGGAGTGGGAGTGGCAGAAGAGGAAGTCAATGCTAAGCATACCAATGAATCTCACATCGCCAAAACTAAAGTTAAATGTCaaacaaaataattataaaagcGTTGCTTCTCAACGTAGGTATTATAAAAGAAGTCGTGCATGTACTTTGTGCGCATGGAATCTTTTCTATATGGGCTGCCTTTTTTATCTCTTAAGCTGGCCCGCTTTTAGCTTAACTTTTTTCTCTTTAAAGCTTTAGGCTCGTTAAGCAGTTAGTTCGAGTCCTTTGTGAGCAAGCTCACCAACAGGCTAATCGAACTGGCTCGTAAGAGGCTCGTGAACTATTGAGCTTACTAACGAGCCAAGCTCGAACAAAAATTTGAGCTCAGGCCGAACTCGTTAAAATTCTGTCGACCTGAGCTTGAGTATGCCAAGCTCGGTTCGCTCAGCTCATTTACAGTCCTAGCTATATCCATATCTCTATCAACACCAAGTACCAAATGTCATGTTAATggcaaataataataataataataataataataaagttttatatcAATTGGAGGTTATATTTCCGCGTCTAACTACCTTCATATTTtcacatattttttatttattttgtatttctttttttggaaagaaaattacattaatgagcATTAATCGAGTAAACGAACTAATATTACAAGGGAAAAGAAACTCGGTAAATAATCATAAATAACATGACAAGTGAAAAAACGGGATGACTTTACAAATACATGTGCCAACTCGTTAGCTTATCGCCTAATAAAACTGATTGAGTAAAAGTCATGTTGACGAAGGAAACACCTACAATTCTCAATAAATTCACCGAACTTCAAATGATTATATCATGTGAGTTTACCGCATCAACCACACTTCTCACATCCTTCTCAAATGGGACTCGAGAAAAACCTTGAGCCGTTACCCATTTAATAGCTTCCAACGACACATACACACAATCCACTTCTACGTCTTTCTTTAATAGATTCATACGAGTGGGGAGACAGTTCCAAGCTAGACATCAACTGAAGTAACAGACTTTAAAAAAGGGACCTCAACTTTCCATATTAAGGGTCACTCTCCAGCCACTTAGAGATGACGACGTCATGATCCAAAATTTTCTCATCTAGAGAGTGCTCCTATGAGCCTTCTTTATTATGGCTCTAAGGCTTCAACATCCTCCACCATTTCTAGAGTTAGGTCATGGTTGACCTGTTGCAGTAGGCATGCTTCTTCTTCTGCCACTCTCTAGACACCAAATACCGGGAGTGTACTTGAGGAACAAAATTGAATGAAATTGTTCAAGCGAGAGTTTTTTCTATGTCAGTCCAcactcaccgcaccaatttgaTATGGTTGAATCATGTAAGCAATGTTCAAAATCAAGGTTGCATATGCGTTAAAAATCGAAAATTCATTCTGATTTTCTCCAATTAATCCCTTTGAACGTTTTTTAGCCCTCTAAGCGATTTT encodes:
- the LOC136218746 gene encoding large ribosomal subunit protein uL13c-like, encoding MAICAPSSMILSSATSSSSSLTTVSTAKSFFPCSTNNVTSTTPFLLGYSMLKSNPSFSLTSSRNCVVRSQKKEEAIISRVPLDQRWMFEESELNGPDIWNTTWYPKAADHVNTEKQWYIVDATDKILGRLASTIAIHIRGKNLATYTPSVDMGAFVIVVNAEKVAVSGKKRTQKVYRRHSGRPGGMTVETFDQLQQRIPERIIEHAVRGMLPKGRLGRALFNHLKVYKGPEHPHEAQKPEELPIRDKRIQKQR